In Paenibacillus sp. 1781tsa1, one DNA window encodes the following:
- a CDS encoding Na+/H+ antiporter subunit A — MSLLHVAVILPFAAGILLAVLHRFFRKIHLGWPVLLVPALLFVYFASLIPAVSQRNTVSGNIPWIPSLDIGFNLYLDGLSLMLTLLITGIGVLVVLYSIFYMDMKEALNRFYLYLLMFMGAMLGVVLSDNMIVLYGFWELTSITSFLLIAFHYKRKASTSGAQKSFLITVFGGFAMLTGFMMMYLITGTFSIRATIAGLGQFQESALFLPALVLILIGAFTKSAQFPFHIWLPDAMEAPTPVSAYLHSATMVKAGLYVVARFTPIFGGQGLWFWLVTGVGLLTLCYGSFLAVKKNDLKAILAYSTISQLGLIMSLLGVGSAALYFGYGESSAMYTVAITAALLHLFNHATFKAALFMVVGIVDHETGTRDIRKLGGLASFMPITFTVALIGSLAMAGIPPFNGFLSKELFFQAMVEVTHLRIFGLGSWSVLLPVLAWLASVFTLIYALIIVFKTFLGRSRSEIPAEKLHEAPAGMLIPPVVLGVLVVVFGLFPNLLAGSLIEPAMAAVLPSLLDGNERFDVHFSLWHGWTPELIMTIGVVILGITLYKLLPRWRNIYEHYPQGLTINNMYHVVLDNLQHYARKWTEAYMNGSVRNYLVYIFSFTVALLVYAFFRSGENITWNLQGNAPFSFYEVVLLVTLIGAAVSIPFAKNRLSAVIMTGAVGYIVTLLFVLFRAPDLALTQMIVETVSVALFLLCFYHLPELQRGKSSRSYLTVNMIVAIAVGVVMTFVALAASGTASLDSISTFFLQEAYESAGGKNVVNVLLVDFRGFDTLLEIMVLGVASLSIYSMINLNLEAKDLGARLKFRKKDEIQESEPALDDEADNTKKYGNRERSSSSWDTVPLQSNDVLLQTTTKVVVFIILTFAMHLFFAGHHNPGGGFIGGLVTAAALVLIALAFSTDTIRKALPVDFRVLTGIGLGIALLTGAGSFIFGVPFLSQTFGYFELPLLGETELATAMLFDLGVYLAVLGVTMTIILQIGEDR, encoded by the coding sequence TTGAGCCTGCTTCATGTTGCTGTTATTCTGCCTTTTGCCGCTGGCATTCTCCTTGCCGTGCTGCATCGTTTCTTCCGTAAAATTCATCTGGGATGGCCGGTTCTTCTTGTTCCGGCACTATTATTTGTATACTTTGCGAGCCTCATACCCGCTGTGTCACAGCGCAATACCGTATCCGGTAATATCCCATGGATTCCTTCACTGGACATTGGATTTAACCTGTACCTGGACGGTCTGAGCCTCATGCTGACACTGCTAATCACCGGAATCGGTGTCCTCGTTGTTCTCTACTCCATCTTCTACATGGATATGAAAGAAGCGTTAAACCGCTTCTACCTGTATCTGTTGATGTTCATGGGAGCCATGTTGGGCGTGGTGCTGTCTGATAATATGATCGTGCTCTACGGATTCTGGGAATTGACCAGTATTACGTCATTCCTGTTGATCGCATTTCATTACAAACGTAAAGCCTCGACTTCAGGAGCACAAAAATCATTCCTGATTACGGTATTTGGCGGTTTCGCCATGCTTACCGGATTCATGATGATGTATCTCATTACCGGAACTTTCAGTATTCGTGCGACTATTGCAGGTTTGGGACAGTTTCAGGAGAGCGCCCTATTTCTGCCAGCGCTTGTCTTGATCCTGATTGGGGCTTTCACCAAGTCAGCCCAATTTCCGTTCCATATCTGGTTGCCGGATGCCATGGAAGCTCCGACACCTGTCAGTGCCTACCTGCATTCAGCCACGATGGTCAAGGCCGGACTGTATGTTGTGGCCCGGTTTACACCGATCTTCGGTGGACAGGGACTCTGGTTCTGGCTCGTTACCGGCGTTGGTCTTCTGACTTTGTGTTATGGATCATTCCTGGCGGTGAAAAAAAACGATCTCAAAGCGATTCTCGCCTATTCGACCATCTCTCAACTTGGTCTGATCATGTCCCTTTTAGGGGTTGGATCTGCTGCTCTCTACTTCGGATATGGCGAATCCTCTGCGATGTACACCGTGGCAATAACCGCTGCGCTGCTTCACCTGTTTAATCATGCGACATTCAAAGCCGCTCTGTTCATGGTTGTAGGCATTGTCGATCATGAAACGGGTACACGAGACATCCGAAAGCTCGGTGGACTTGCTTCATTCATGCCAATTACATTCACCGTAGCATTGATCGGATCACTTGCTATGGCGGGTATACCACCGTTCAACGGATTCCTAAGCAAGGAGTTATTCTTCCAGGCGATGGTTGAAGTCACGCATCTGCGAATCTTTGGACTTGGGTCCTGGAGTGTTCTATTGCCGGTATTGGCTTGGCTTGCAAGTGTGTTTACCCTGATCTATGCGCTTATTATCGTGTTCAAAACATTCCTCGGTCGTAGCCGAAGCGAGATCCCTGCCGAGAAGTTGCACGAAGCGCCCGCTGGTATGCTCATTCCGCCTGTTGTTCTAGGTGTTCTTGTCGTCGTATTCGGACTCTTCCCGAATCTGCTGGCCGGATCACTGATTGAACCGGCCATGGCCGCGGTGCTTCCATCCCTCTTAGATGGGAATGAGCGCTTCGATGTACATTTCTCCCTGTGGCATGGATGGACTCCGGAACTGATTATGACGATCGGAGTTGTGATTCTCGGAATCACCCTCTACAAGCTGTTGCCACGATGGAGGAATATTTATGAGCACTATCCGCAAGGATTAACGATTAACAATATGTACCATGTTGTACTGGATAATCTTCAGCATTATGCACGCAAATGGACGGAAGCCTATATGAATGGCTCGGTTCGTAATTATCTGGTTTACATTTTCTCATTCACGGTCGCCTTGTTGGTCTATGCCTTCTTCCGTTCAGGTGAAAATATAACATGGAATCTGCAGGGCAATGCACCTTTCTCATTTTATGAGGTCGTTCTGCTAGTCACCCTCATCGGTGCTGCGGTTTCAATTCCTTTTGCCAAAAACAGACTGTCGGCAGTCATTATGACGGGTGCGGTTGGTTACATCGTAACCCTGCTGTTTGTACTCTTTCGGGCGCCGGATCTGGCATTGACACAGATGATTGTCGAGACCGTATCGGTTGCATTGTTCCTGCTCTGCTTCTACCATCTGCCTGAATTGCAACGTGGCAAATCAAGCCGCAGTTATCTCACGGTAAATATGATCGTAGCAATTGCAGTCGGTGTTGTGATGACCTTTGTTGCACTAGCTGCAAGCGGAACAGCATCACTGGACAGCATTTCTACCTTTTTCCTTCAGGAAGCGTATGAGTCTGCTGGTGGTAAAAATGTCGTGAACGTATTGTTGGTTGATTTCCGTGGCTTCGATACATTATTGGAGATAATGGTGCTTGGTGTTGCTTCATTATCCATCTACTCCATGATTAATCTGAACCTCGAAGCAAAAGATCTCGGAGCTCGCTTGAAGTTCCGTAAGAAGGACGAAATTCAGGAGTCCGAACCTGCTCTGGATGATGAAGCGGACAATACGAAAAAGTATGGTAACCGGGAACGGAGCTCATCCTCATGGGATACTGTACCTTTGCAGAGTAATGATGTATTGCTGCAAACAACCACCAAGGTCGTTGTGTTCATCATTCTGACATTTGCCATGCACCTGTTCTTCGCAGGACACCACAATCCGGGCGGAGGTTTTATCGGCGGCTTGGTAACAGCGGCAGCGCTCGTATTGATTGCCCTGGCATTCAGTACGGATACGATACGCAAAGCGTTACCCGTTGACTTCCGTGTTCTCACAGGGATCGGATTGGGTATAGCGTTACTGACAGGTGCAGGTTCATTTATATTCGGAGTTCCGTTCCTAAGCCAAACCTTCGGTTATTTCGAACTTCCTTTGCTGGGAGAGACAGAACTCGCCACGGCTATGCTGTTTGATCTTGGCGTGTATCTCGCTGTCCTGGGTGTCACCATGACCATCATTCTACAGATCGGGGAGGATCGCTGA
- the mnhG gene encoding monovalent cation/H(+) antiporter subunit G — protein MMEIVKVTAETAIGLLVLLGALLSALSAFGLIRLPDVYLRAHAATKSMTLGVFCVLSATFFYFWYFDNYISARLLLGILFVFITAPVAGHLNGRAAYRTDVPLWEQSVQDELEPLLKGKKVNHEAKDMME, from the coding sequence ATGATGGAGATCGTTAAGGTGACCGCTGAAACAGCTATAGGTTTGCTCGTACTGCTTGGTGCATTACTTAGTGCCCTGAGTGCGTTCGGACTTATTCGTCTGCCCGATGTATATCTGCGAGCCCATGCCGCAACCAAAAGTATGACATTGGGAGTGTTCTGTGTACTAAGCGCTACGTTTTTCTACTTCTGGTACTTCGATAACTATATCAGTGCCCGCTTGTTGCTAGGTATCCTGTTTGTATTCATCACGGCTCCGGTCGCCGGACATCTGAACGGACGGGCTGCCTATCGGACAGATGTACCGCTCTGGGAGCAGAGCGTTCAAGATGAACTGGAACCCTTGTTAAAAGGTAAAAAGGTGAACCATGAAGCCAAAGACATGATGGAGTAA
- a CDS encoding Na(+)/H(+) antiporter subunit F1: MLSSLLFISLLILSLAILGCLYRVLRGPSMADRITALDTIGINVIAIVAVLSMMLQTQAYLDIILLIGILAFLSTVAFARYIERGAVFKNDGDR, translated from the coding sequence ATGTTATCCTCACTGTTGTTCATCTCATTGCTCATTCTCTCTTTAGCCATACTAGGGTGCTTGTACAGGGTGCTTCGGGGACCATCCATGGCCGATCGGATTACAGCATTGGATACCATTGGTATCAATGTGATTGCGATCGTTGCCGTTCTGTCGATGATGCTGCAAACCCAGGCCTATCTGGATATCATCTTGCTGATTGGCATTCTGGCTTTTCTAAGTACAGTGGCATTTGCACGTTATATTGAACGGGGGGCGGTATTCAAAAATGATGGAGATCGTTAA
- a CDS encoding diguanylate cyclase has product MMSFKIRTVLTVIFAVLSLLVTLTIGSIFSQKSFVAVETEIGHSLTGTAAQASDKLDRFMSARAGELDLLGRMASLEDGFQPDEIQMLLDQLQDSFPSFSWVGFMNPKGKVLAATDGILLGENLSERPVYQEGIKGKFIGDVHNAVLLAKLLPNPTGEPLQFVDISFPLKDSKGHIQGVLAAHLSWEWAKEVEESVLAPLKREEKDIEFFIVSKKERTVLLGPKEWIGKPLVLPGIEEAERNKSSWSIEEWPDRKEYVTGFAYSQGHLDYPGLGWTVVIRQVKSTAFASVFDLMWFNVWAGLAITVLFALIGWFVSRLISAPLVRLTRVANRLRAGEELEIPENKGITEIEVLSRSLRDMLTSLTNKDSELVVMQNLAHYDQLTSLPNRTALEVYLEESLETESENHTLTFLYLDLDGFKRVNDTLGHQVGDVLLQKVAQRLCSLGQEKGITVRLGGDEFLIVLQSVGSHPREEASAYAETVIQSLNKPFIIEYERIRIGCSIGGAEYPTNSNNPSEIIRMADEALYESKRAGKNRMTFYSELKQDR; this is encoded by the coding sequence ATGATGTCATTCAAGATCAGAACTGTGCTTACTGTCATCTTCGCTGTGTTATCCCTGCTGGTTACCTTGACGATCGGATCTATTTTTAGCCAAAAGTCATTCGTTGCTGTAGAGACAGAGATTGGTCATTCACTTACAGGTACGGCCGCACAGGCTTCGGACAAGCTGGATCGGTTTATGTCCGCGCGCGCAGGTGAGCTGGATCTGCTGGGCCGAATGGCTTCGTTGGAAGATGGTTTCCAACCGGATGAGATTCAGATGTTGCTGGATCAACTACAAGATAGCTTTCCCTCATTCTCATGGGTTGGATTCATGAACCCGAAGGGAAAAGTGTTAGCTGCGACAGATGGTATCTTGCTGGGGGAAAATTTATCAGAGCGACCTGTGTATCAGGAAGGGATCAAGGGTAAATTCATTGGAGATGTGCATAACGCAGTACTTCTTGCCAAGCTGCTACCAAATCCAACGGGAGAGCCGTTGCAATTTGTCGATATCAGTTTTCCACTGAAGGATAGCAAAGGACATATTCAGGGTGTGCTCGCTGCACATTTAAGCTGGGAATGGGCGAAGGAAGTCGAAGAATCCGTGCTTGCCCCATTGAAAAGAGAAGAAAAGGACATTGAGTTCTTTATCGTAAGCAAAAAGGAACGTACAGTGCTCCTGGGGCCGAAGGAATGGATCGGGAAACCATTAGTATTGCCCGGCATCGAAGAGGCCGAGCGCAACAAAAGCAGCTGGTCCATTGAAGAGTGGCCAGATCGTAAGGAATATGTGACAGGGTTTGCCTACAGCCAGGGTCACCTGGATTATCCCGGATTAGGCTGGACCGTAGTCATTCGTCAAGTCAAGTCGACTGCTTTTGCTTCTGTGTTTGACCTGATGTGGTTTAATGTGTGGGCGGGACTCGCTATTACTGTGCTGTTTGCACTCATTGGCTGGTTTGTCTCACGTCTGATCTCTGCCCCGCTTGTGCGTCTTACCAGAGTGGCCAATCGACTGCGAGCAGGGGAAGAGCTTGAAATTCCCGAGAATAAGGGGATTACGGAGATTGAAGTGTTGTCCCGTTCGCTTCGAGATATGCTTACCTCTCTCACGAATAAAGACTCAGAACTGGTCGTAATGCAGAATCTGGCGCATTATGATCAGTTGACTAGTCTGCCAAATCGCACTGCCCTTGAAGTTTATCTGGAGGAGTCTCTGGAGACCGAAAGTGAAAATCACACGCTGACTTTTCTCTATCTGGATCTCGATGGATTCAAACGTGTCAACGATACGCTTGGACATCAGGTTGGAGATGTTCTGTTACAGAAAGTGGCTCAGCGTCTGTGCTCTCTTGGTCAGGAGAAGGGCATTACGGTCCGATTGGGCGGAGATGAATTCCTGATTGTACTTCAGTCGGTTGGAAGTCATCCGAGGGAAGAAGCCAGCGCTTATGCAGAAACCGTCATTCAAAGTCTGAACAAGCCGTTTATTATTGAATACGAGCGAATTCGAATTGGATGTAGCATCGGAGGGGCTGAATATCCAACCAACAGCAATAACCCAAGTGAGATTATCCGGATGGCGGATGAAGCGTTGTATGAGTCCAAACGTGCAGGCAAGAACAGAATGACATTTTATTCCGAGTTGAAGCAGGATCGTTAG
- a CDS encoding GDSL-type esterase/lipase family protein: MMKWSASVKFLLCLVLFASGMGIGLGSSGGQVAEAATDNYRFDFGSGPVESGYTGVSAGDAYTATKGYGFNTPANMRNVSASGSGVMSDAVQFLTFGTKSNNTFNVNLSNGLYEVKVVLGNTARASVAAEGVYQIINMTGNGATDQFQIPITDGQLNLLITEGKAGTAFTLSALEIRKISNQTVTNRTIYIGGDSTVCNYYPLGSSVQGGWGQLLPSYVNNATFQVRNMASSGQFARGFRDDGQMEAILKYIKPGDYFILQFGINDTNAKNNTTEAQFKEIMRDMVRQAKNKGATVILSTPQGRATDFNTANVHQAENRWYNQSTRALAQEEGVTLVELNKLSSAYFTSIGPAATLALYMTGDSLHPNRQGAAELARIVAADLRRQGLSGF, from the coding sequence GTGATGAAATGGTCAGCATCGGTAAAGTTTTTGCTCTGCCTTGTTTTGTTTGCAAGTGGGATGGGCATCGGTCTGGGAAGCAGTGGAGGGCAAGTCGCGGAGGCAGCAACGGACAATTACAGATTTGATTTTGGTTCGGGTCCTGTTGAGAGCGGTTACACAGGCGTGTCCGCAGGAGATGCCTACACGGCTACCAAAGGTTATGGATTCAACACACCTGCCAATATGCGAAATGTGTCTGCCTCTGGAAGCGGAGTGATGAGTGACGCCGTACAGTTTCTGACGTTTGGCACGAAGAGCAACAATACCTTCAATGTGAACCTGTCCAATGGCCTATATGAGGTCAAAGTGGTTCTGGGCAATACAGCCAGAGCAAGTGTGGCGGCAGAAGGGGTGTACCAGATCATCAACATGACGGGTAACGGGGCGACGGATCAATTTCAAATTCCAATAACTGACGGGCAACTCAATCTGCTTATTACGGAGGGAAAGGCAGGTACTGCATTTACACTCAGCGCACTCGAGATCCGAAAGATATCCAATCAGACCGTAACCAACCGCACGATTTACATCGGTGGTGACTCAACGGTTTGCAATTACTATCCGCTTGGCAGCAGTGTACAAGGAGGGTGGGGACAGCTGTTACCGTCTTATGTGAACAACGCTACCTTCCAGGTTCGCAATATGGCATCAAGTGGTCAGTTTGCGAGAGGATTCCGCGATGATGGTCAGATGGAGGCCATTCTCAAGTATATCAAGCCGGGAGACTATTTTATTTTGCAATTCGGAATTAACGATACCAATGCCAAGAACAATACAACGGAGGCGCAGTTCAAAGAGATCATGCGGGATATGGTGCGTCAGGCGAAGAACAAAGGAGCAACGGTCATCCTCTCCACGCCCCAGGGCCGGGCAACAGACTTTAATACAGCCAATGTACATCAAGCGGAGAACCGCTGGTACAATCAATCCACACGTGCACTCGCTCAGGAAGAGGGGGTTACCCTTGTTGAACTGAACAAGCTGAGTTCTGCCTATTTCACGTCTATTGGTCCTGCGGCAACACTTGCTCTGTATATGACAGGGGATAGTCTGCATCCGAATCGTCAAGGGGCTGCGGAGCTTGCACGTATTGTGGCTGCGGATCTGAGAAGACAGGGACTTAGTGGATTCTGA
- a CDS encoding Na+/H+ antiporter subunit D: MNNLVVLPILLPLITGVLALLFFRKTNIQRIISVIGLLFTAAVSTILITRVTQTGVLTLNMGGWAPPYGIVLVADMVSALLVVAASIIALACLLYAFRSVNKEREEHHFYPFFHFLIAGVNGSFLTGDLFNLFVSFELMLISSYALIVLGGTERQLRETIKYVLINIVSSALFVASIGFLYSITGTLNMADLSVKIAEVGQSGVITLIAVLFLIVFSIKAGLFLFFWLSGSYAAPPAVVTALFAGLLTKVGLYAIVRTFTLIFYHDPDFFHTLIGWMAGATMVLGVIGAISYRDVNKILIYNVVAGVGFVAFGMASASRPALEGLLFYMLHDMLIKTLLFLLGGALIAVAGTSKLDNMGGLIHRYPLLGWMFFISALALAGLPPFSGFPGKLLLFEGGLQAGLYGLTGIAVLSSLLMLYSVLRIFIQAFWGEAPAGVARRPYAVNGLLIPAGILFVFIIVMGVGAEGMFQLTSRAGDILLHPNIYIDAVLKE, translated from the coding sequence ATGAATAATCTCGTCGTTCTGCCGATTCTATTGCCTTTGATTACAGGTGTTCTGGCTTTACTCTTTTTCCGAAAAACAAATATCCAGCGGATCATTAGTGTCATCGGACTTTTGTTTACAGCAGCGGTCTCAACGATACTCATTACTCGTGTAACTCAAACTGGAGTGCTAACGCTTAATATGGGCGGATGGGCACCTCCCTATGGTATTGTGCTAGTTGCTGACATGGTGTCTGCGTTGCTTGTTGTTGCTGCTTCCATCATTGCGCTGGCTTGTCTGCTGTATGCTTTCCGCAGTGTAAACAAGGAGAGAGAAGAACATCATTTCTATCCGTTCTTTCATTTTCTGATTGCAGGAGTTAATGGTTCGTTCCTAACCGGAGATTTGTTCAATTTGTTTGTCAGCTTTGAACTGATGCTCATCTCTTCCTATGCACTGATTGTATTGGGAGGTACGGAAAGACAGCTCCGTGAAACGATCAAATATGTCTTGATTAACATCGTTTCTTCAGCCCTGTTCGTCGCTTCCATTGGCTTCCTCTACTCCATTACTGGCACACTGAACATGGCAGACTTGTCCGTGAAAATTGCTGAAGTGGGACAGAGCGGAGTCATTACCTTAATTGCCGTCCTCTTCCTGATCGTATTTAGCATCAAGGCCGGACTGTTCCTGTTCTTCTGGCTGTCGGGCTCTTATGCGGCACCACCTGCTGTCGTCACTGCATTGTTCGCAGGATTGCTCACCAAGGTTGGCTTGTACGCCATTGTGCGAACATTCACACTGATCTTCTATCATGATCCTGATTTCTTCCATACCCTGATCGGATGGATGGCTGGTGCAACAATGGTTCTTGGTGTCATCGGTGCGATCTCGTACCGCGATGTGAACAAAATTCTCATCTACAACGTGGTCGCAGGTGTCGGTTTTGTCGCTTTTGGTATGGCTTCAGCCAGTCGCCCTGCGCTGGAAGGTCTGCTCTTCTACATGTTGCATGACATGTTGATCAAAACATTGCTCTTCCTGCTCGGCGGTGCCTTGATCGCTGTGGCCGGAACATCCAAACTCGACAACATGGGCGGGCTGATCCATCGCTATCCGCTGCTCGGCTGGATGTTCTTTATTAGCGCACTTGCCTTGGCAGGCTTACCTCCATTCAGTGGTTTTCCAGGGAAGTTGCTTCTCTTTGAAGGTGGCTTGCAAGCAGGCTTATATGGTCTGACCGGCATTGCGGTGCTTTCGAGCTTGTTGATGTTATATTCGGTACTTCGCATCTTCATACAAGCGTTCTGGGGCGAAGCGCCAGCCGGGGTTGCCAGACGCCCATACGCGGTGAACGGCCTGCTGATTCCTGCCGGAATTCTGTTTGTATTCATCATCGTAATGGGTGTGGGGGCTGAAGGCATGTTCCAATTGACCTCCCGCGCAGGCGATATTCTACTGCATCCCAATATTTATATTGATGCCGTATTGAAGGAGTAG
- a CDS encoding dienelactone hydrolase family protein, whose protein sequence is MSDIEAYLQQQTNLRGRSAYQADQPLELWRSQLRTRLKERLGGFPTMVAALNPVLLERITCDGYIRERIEITTYAGLRMPVYLLIPGDGSVIGTKRPAIVACHGHGYGSREISGMEPDGSPRTGEPGLHKDFAVAFVKRGYVVAAPELLGFGDRRLEEDRDAPPGASSCTKIAAHLLMVGKTLAGHRVYETTRVLDYVSTRPEVDSERIGSMGISGGGLVTAFTAALDERFRAAVVSGYASTFQGSILDRNHCLDNYVPGILREAELPDIIGLIVPRPLFIEAGSDDQVFPIQTAREAYARLTHIYEQAGASESLDADFFTGGHEISGAKAYDWLDRVL, encoded by the coding sequence ATGTCGGATATTGAAGCCTATTTACAACAACAAACGAATCTCCGTGGTCGTTCCGCGTATCAGGCAGATCAACCTCTGGAGTTATGGCGCAGTCAGTTACGTACCCGCTTGAAAGAACGGCTGGGCGGTTTTCCAACAATGGTAGCAGCACTGAATCCTGTCTTACTGGAGCGCATTACATGTGACGGGTATATCCGGGAGCGGATCGAAATCACAACCTATGCAGGACTTCGCATGCCTGTCTATTTATTAATTCCAGGTGATGGAAGCGTTATTGGTACAAAGAGACCTGCTATCGTTGCTTGTCATGGGCATGGCTACGGTAGCCGGGAGATATCGGGCATGGAACCGGATGGGTCACCACGGACAGGAGAGCCCGGATTACACAAGGACTTTGCAGTAGCGTTTGTAAAGCGTGGATATGTGGTTGCGGCTCCAGAGTTGCTCGGATTTGGTGATCGAAGATTGGAAGAGGACCGCGATGCGCCACCAGGAGCAAGTTCCTGTACGAAGATTGCTGCGCATCTGCTCATGGTGGGGAAGACCCTCGCCGGTCATAGGGTGTATGAGACAACACGTGTACTGGATTATGTATCGACCCGGCCAGAAGTGGATTCGGAGCGAATTGGAAGCATGGGTATTTCGGGCGGTGGGTTGGTGACCGCATTTACAGCCGCGTTGGATGAACGCTTCCGTGCAGCTGTAGTAAGTGGTTATGCAAGTACATTCCAGGGCAGCATACTGGATCGGAACCATTGTCTGGACAACTATGTGCCAGGTATCCTGCGTGAAGCGGAGTTGCCGGATATCATCGGCCTGATTGTACCTAGACCACTCTTTATTGAAGCCGGAAGTGATGACCAGGTGTTCCCGATCCAGACAGCAAGAGAGGCGTATGCGCGTTTGACACACATATATGAGCAGGCGGGAGCATCAGAATCACTGGACGCGGATTTCTTTACAGGTGGACATGAGATTAGCGGAGCAAAGGCCTATGACTGGCTTGATCGAGTTCTGTGA
- a CDS encoding Na(+)/H(+) antiporter subunit C: MEILMCVAVGILFAVAVFLILSRSLLRIVLGMSILTHGVHLLLITMSRLKTGAPPLLGEMAERYVDPLPQALILTSIVINFGLTAFFFVLSYRSYLKLKTDDMEEVRGRPYE; the protein is encoded by the coding sequence ATGGAAATATTGATGTGTGTAGCCGTTGGCATTCTGTTTGCGGTTGCCGTCTTTTTAATCTTGTCGCGGAGCCTGCTCCGAATCGTACTTGGCATGTCCATACTAACCCATGGTGTGCATCTGCTTTTAATCACCATGTCACGTCTCAAAACAGGGGCACCACCCCTGCTTGGGGAGATGGCTGAACGTTATGTCGATCCTCTTCCTCAGGCTTTAATACTAACTTCAATTGTAATTAATTTTGGACTCACTGCGTTCTTCTTTGTTCTCTCCTATCGTTCTTATCTGAAGTTGAAAACAGACGATATGGAAGAAGTAAGGGGGCGCCCATATGAATAA
- a CDS encoding Na+/H+ antiporter subunit E, with amino-acid sequence MAFQIVLNLIIAFVWMFLNNAWNGVGFLIGYLLGLLLIGGMRRFFPQRFYIVRVWAIFKLITLLFKELVRASIEVIRQIIKPKLDIRPGIFTYKTQLSSDWEVTLLCLLISLTPGSLPLEISGNQRKLFIHALDIKDEQKMRDDIQNTFEKAIMEVTR; translated from the coding sequence ATGGCCTTTCAGATTGTACTGAATCTTATCATTGCTTTTGTATGGATGTTTCTGAACAACGCCTGGAATGGTGTTGGTTTTCTCATAGGTTACCTGCTCGGACTGCTGCTCATCGGGGGAATGCGCAGATTCTTCCCCCAGCGCTTCTATATTGTTCGAGTCTGGGCCATCTTCAAACTGATTACATTGCTGTTCAAGGAACTGGTGCGAGCCAGCATTGAGGTTATACGCCAGATTATCAAGCCCAAGCTCGACATAAGGCCCGGTATTTTTACGTATAAAACTCAATTGTCCTCGGATTGGGAGGTCACCCTGCTCTGCCTGCTTATTTCATTAACACCAGGTTCTCTGCCACTTGAGATCTCGGGTAATCAACGCAAACTGTTTATCCACGCGCTGGATATCAAGGATGAACAGAAAATGAGAGATGATATTCAAAATACATTCGAAAAAGCAATTATGGAGGTGACGCGTTAA